In 'Nostoc azollae' 0708, the following are encoded in one genomic region:
- a CDS encoding NAD-dependent epimerase/dehydratase family protein: MRILVIGGTRFIGVYLTQLLVEVGHEVVLFNRGNHPVPDGVGQIIGDRTDSTQLTEKLAQEEFDVIFDNNGRELADTKPLAEIFQGRVQHFVYMSSAGVYLKSDQMPHMEGDTLDPKSRHKGKHETEAYLQQLGIPFTSIRPTYIYGPQNYNPLESWFFDRIVRDRPIPIAGNGMHITQLGHVKDLAKAMTQVISNETVVRQIYNISGDRFVTFDGLARACAVAAGKSADHIKIVHYDPKKFDFGKRKAFPMRVQHFFASVNKAMTELNWQPDYDLVSGLQDSLHNDYLVNGADKAEIDFSVDDEILKAV; the protein is encoded by the coding sequence ATGCGTATTCTGGTTATTGGTGGGACTCGGTTCATTGGTGTCTACTTGACTCAGCTGTTGGTGGAAGTTGGACATGAGGTGGTTTTGTTTAATCGTGGTAATCATCCAGTACCTGATGGTGTAGGACAAATTATAGGCGATCGCACTGACTCAACCCAGCTTACAGAAAAATTAGCACAAGAAGAGTTTGATGTCATTTTTGACAATAATGGTCGGGAACTTGCTGATACTAAACCGTTGGCGGAAATTTTCCAAGGACGGGTACAACATTTTGTGTATATGAGTTCTGCGGGGGTATATCTGAAATCTGATCAAATGCCCCATATGGAAGGTGATACTCTTGATCCGAAGAGTCGTCACAAGGGTAAGCATGAGACGGAAGCTTACTTGCAGCAATTAGGAATTCCTTTTACTTCGATTCGTCCAACTTATATTTACGGACCGCAGAATTATAATCCTTTGGAAAGCTGGTTTTTTGATAGAATTGTGCGTGATCGCCCGATTCCAATTGCTGGAAATGGTATGCATATTACTCAGTTAGGTCATGTTAAGGATTTGGCCAAGGCAATGACACAGGTGATTAGTAATGAAACAGTGGTTCGACAGATTTATAATATTTCAGGCGATCGCTTTGTGACTTTCGATGGTTTAGCCCGTGCGTGCGCTGTTGCTGCTGGCAAATCTGCTGATCATATTAAAATTGTGCATTACGATCCGAAAAAGTTTGATTTTGGCAAACGTAAAGCTTTCCCCATGCGTGTACAACACTTTTTTGCATCGGTAAATAAAGCCATGACCGAATTAAATTGGCAACCGGACTATGATTTAGTTTCTGGTTTGCAAGATTCTTTGCACAATGATTATTTAGTCAATGGTGCAGATAAAGCAGAGATAGATTTTTCTGTAGATGATGAGATTTTGAAAGCTGTGTAA
- the pgsA gene encoding CDP-diacylglycerol--glycerol-3-phosphate 3-phosphatidyltransferase: MNLPNLITFSRLLGIPFLLYGLYIPTPQSQWICLTVFLIAALTDWLDGYLARKLNEITDLGKFLDPLVDKLLVLAPLLVLVELGKIPSGAVFLILARELAIAGWRVNQTTISGANIWGKLKTLSQIIAIALLIAPLSPVWQLSALIAFWVSVILTVASGIIYLLPSKLE, from the coding sequence ATGAATTTACCAAACTTAATTACTTTTTCAAGACTTCTGGGAATACCATTTCTACTGTATGGTTTATATATTCCCACACCCCAGTCCCAATGGATATGTTTAACTGTATTTTTAATTGCAGCCTTAACTGATTGGTTAGATGGATATTTAGCGAGGAAACTAAATGAAATTACTGATTTAGGAAAATTTCTTGATCCTTTAGTAGATAAATTATTAGTACTTGCACCGTTATTAGTGTTAGTTGAATTAGGAAAAATACCATCTGGGGCAGTGTTTCTAATTTTAGCACGAGAATTAGCGATCGCGGGTTGGCGTGTCAATCAAACCACCATCAGCGGTGCCAATATTTGGGGTAAATTAAAAACACTCAGTCAAATCATTGCGATCGCTCTACTCATAGCACCTTTATCACCAGTTTGGCAACTTTCGGCTTTAATTGCCTTTTGGGTATCAGTAATTTTAACTGTAGCTTCTGGAATCATCTATCTATTACCATCCAAGTTAGAATAA
- a CDS encoding Uma2 family endonuclease, whose product MVATSTRHLSLEEFLKLPETKQTSEYINGEIIQKPMPQAQHRTMQGELVTNVNNVVKRQKIARAFPELRCTFGGRSIVPDVTVFAWNRIPVDGNGNIANVFNTYPDWTIEILSPEQSATKPTKNILHCLNHGTSLGWLINPEESNIIVYPQNQQPIFLHKAEDILPVPDLVGNLHLTVGQLFDCLKL is encoded by the coding sequence ATGGTAGCAACATCAACCCGTCATTTAAGTTTAGAAGAATTTTTAAAACTACCAGAAACTAAACAGACAAGTGAATATATCAACGGAGAAATAATTCAAAAACCCATGCCTCAAGCTCAACATAGGACAATGCAAGGTGAGTTAGTTACTAACGTTAATAATGTAGTAAAACGTCAAAAAATCGCTCGTGCTTTCCCAGAATTACGCTGTACCTTTGGTGGACGTTCTATAGTTCCAGATGTAACGGTATTTGCATGGAATAGAATTCCTGTGGATGGAAATGGAAATATTGCCAATGTTTTTAATACTTATCCTGATTGGACAATTGAAATCCTTTCTCCTGAACAAAGTGCAACTAAGCCTACCAAAAATATTTTACATTGTTTAAATCATGGTACTAGCTTAGGCTGGTTAATTAATCCTGAAGAATCTAATATTATAGTTTATCCACAGAACCAACAACCAATATTTTTACATAAAGCAGAAGATATATTACCAGTTCCAGATTTAGTTGGTAATTTACATTTGACTGTTGGTCAATTATTTGACTGCCTAAAATTATAA